ttatttatttgggtAGAAAAAGGAAGCCGTCGATGAAGCTCCATATGACAAGCGGAGGAGACTTGCGGCATCAAGAACCGGGGGTGCACAGCCTGGAAATAGCACCAGGAGGCTGCCGTTTTCATCAGTCAACAATCGACAAGATGCTTCTGCTGCTGCGGATGTTAATAGCGTTGAGGGATCAGATAGTGGAAGTGTTGAATTCACTAAAGATGAAGTTGAGGCCCTGCTAAATGAGAAGTTGAAATCAAGCAAGTTTGATATCAAGGTTTGTATCTTTGCTTAAAGCTTTCATATCTATTCACTTCCACCTTTGAAACTGTATGAGGGCTCtgttatactttttttttaaaaaaaaaactttcccCTTTGTTTTGGTTGAGCAGAAGAGATTGGAACAATTGATGGATCACAATAAGAGACTCAAAATATGCATCAAATGGTTTCAACGAACTGAGGAGAACAGCCTTGTTGAGCAGGAAAAGCTCCGAAATGCATTGGAATGTAGTGAAAAAAAGTGCAATGATACTGGTAAGTGGTATTATGATTCTCTTGCGAAGGCAATTTTAGGTTTGGAGTTGGTCTGTTAGGAGTTGAATCCAATATTTTAATTGCAAAGTAAACACTTGCAATTTTTGTTGTATAAATTGTCAACTGTGAAAGAATTTCTTTTTGATCTTTGTCTACTCTAACTTGTGCTGCTATTTtgcctttttcttttttattttatgataGATTATAAAATAGATTCATTTGTATAATTGTAGAGGTGGAGATGAAAACAAAAATAGAGGAGCTAGATGCAATTAATTCCGAGTTGCGGAAAACGATTGCCACACTTGAAGAGAAATTGGCCAAAGAAGAATCAGATAAGTTGGTAAGATTGCCGTTTTCCAGTTGAATATTTGAAGTGATATTACTGTCTCTTTCTCATCTTTATGTTTGCccttttttttctaaaataggATGCAATTAATCTTCATAGAAGAGAAAAAGAGGCAAGGGATGCTGCTGAAAAATTGCATGCCTCTGTCTCAACTGAGCTTGAAAAAGCAAAGCAAGAGAAATTAATAGCCGATCAGAGGGTAATACAAAGATTATATTTGGATCTCTGGTCTAAACAATTAATTTCCCTTATGAATTTGCATGCCTATTAAAATATTTGATCTTTTACATGTGCAGGTCTCCACAAGTGAGGATCTGTACAATAGGGCCCAAGAGTATAATAAGAGTCTACAGCAGTACAACAGCAAGCTTCAAACCGATCTTGAAACAACCAGTGAGTCTCTTAAACGAGTAGAAATGGAGAAACTGACTATTGTGGAAAATCTTGGCACTTTAAGGGGTCACAATAAAGCATTGCAAGATCAGTTAACTTCAATTACGGTGAATATCTCCGTGATATATATTTACTATTGATTTTATCTTTTCGGTACCTATTCTATACTGTACCTAAAATCTCTTTAGTGCTAATTTACTTTGACCTTGTCTGATTTATACGAGTAAATTCCTTGATTTACAAGTGCCTTAAGTTTTTTTGCTTGTGGTCTTGTTGCAGGCTTCCCGAGATGACGCTATAAAACAGAAAGAATTGTTGGTTAACGAACTTAAATGCATACGGGTGGAACTACAACAGGTGAGAGATGATCGTGATCGCCAAGTGAAACAAGTGCAGGCGTTGATTGCTGAAGCAGAGAAATATAAAGAATTTTCTGGGAAGTCAGTTGCAGAGCTAGATAACTTGACATTTAGGACAAATGCATTGGAGGTTTGTTATTAACACGTCTCACGTTTCCTTCATTCGTGGTATGGTAATCTTAACAATGTTACTTTATTTCTTTTCCGCAGGATACTTGTTCATCACAGCGGGAGCGTATACGCACGCTTGAGCATCAGCTAGCTGCTGCCAATGAGAAATTAAAGGTAACACCTACGTAGAAAAATGTGCAATGGCGCATGCTACATTTACAAACATGCAAAATCTAATTATTTGCTTTCTTTCAGATGGCGGACTTATCTACTTCAGCAACAAGGACAGAAGTTGAAGAGCAGAAGAAACTTGTGCAGGAATTACAAGATCGCCTGGCAGAGACAGAGATCAAAATTGTTGAAGGAGAGAATCTGAGGAAGAAGCTGCACAACACCATTCTGGTaaaaattgcttttttttttttttaaacgcTGATGATTTTCTtatctattttttattaaattaattgttttttttgcAGGAGTTAAAAGGAAATATTCGAGTATTTTGTAGAGTACGACCTTTGTTGCCAGATGATGGTGTTGGAACAGAAAATGCTGTTGTTTCATATCCTACTTCAACTGAAGCTCTTGGTCGGGGTATTGACGTATTACAAAGTGGTATGGATCTATTTTCTTCCTTGCCTGCCTAACACTTATTTTCTTTTTTCCCCACTAATTTTCTAATAGTTCTGTTTTGgctattctattttttcttttgggCCTAGAATTTCATTAGTTATGTTTAGAACTGAGAGTTTAATTTAATTCTTATTTGTGTGCAGGACAGAAGTATCCTTTTACTTTTGACAAAGTGTTTAGTCACGAAGCATCTCAACAAGATGTTTTTGTAGAGATATCACAGCTGGTGCAGAGTGCACTTGATGGCTATAAGGTGAGTTTTGGTTTACTTTGcaacttgtttttctttttcttggaTTCTGATAGGTAGGCACACTCATATATTTATTCTTATGGCTGATAACTATTGCTTTGAGGTGTATGATTAACGCTTTGTACCAATTTTTAAAGAAATCCAATGTGTTAATTGGATTAGTGGTGCATTTGTTCTACAGTTGATTGCAGCTTTAGTTGAATATGGAGATCAGGTTAAGTAGTGGTGTTTTAGTTGCTCAAAGTTTTTAATTGAACTGTTTTGTTAACAATTGTAGACATCTGGTgtgatatttgtttttttttcttaatttttttttttctaaaccaTGTCTAGCCATTCCAATTTTCTGCTGAATACAGCATGACTTTTTGTTTTGGTTTTACTAATACCTGGTCTGTTTATAGGTTTGCATATTTGCTTACGGTCAGACGGGTTCTGGTAAAACATATACCATGATGGGTAGGCCAGAAGCACCAGAACAGAAGGGGCTGATACCGCGTTCCCTTGAACAGATATTCCAAATCAGTCAGTCTCTCAAGTCCCAGGGCTGGAAATACAAGATGCAGGTATTAAATCTAGTATTCATCTTTTTTACATCTGCTAATCAGACTTTTCTTACAATGTTATCACTTTTTTCTAGGTTTCAATGCTAGAAATATACAATGAGACAATTCGTGATTTGTTATCATCAAACCGGTCAAGTAATGCAGACCTAACGCGGACCGATAGTGGTACTCTTGGAAAGCAGTATACAATTAAACATGATGCAAATGGGAATACATATGTTTCAGATCTCACTATTGTCGATGTATGTAGCATAAAAGAGATTTCATCTCTTCTACAACAGGCAGCACAGAGCAGGTGCAAACTTAAGAACTTTTCCACTTcatgtttgtttttgttttccgTACGGCGTTTTACCATTTACTTCAATTTCTCCTCTAAACAATCCATGTATATAAGATTAATATATGTGTGTGCATATGTATATTAATTTCCTCAAGATATATTAACATTTTGTATTTGAATAACATTAACGCCAAATTTTCTGTCGTACGGCACTTCAGATCTGTTGGCAAGACCCAAATGAATGAGCAATCATCCAGAAGCCATTTTGTGTTCACATTGCGTATTTCTGGTGTAAATGAGGTTCGTGCTTTTCCAATGTCTCATTTCTGACCCCTGCTGCTCTAGTTATATTTTCCACATacatctttttaaaaaaaaatccaataatGCTCTGTAGGGTACTGAACAACAAGTTCAAGGTGTCTTAAACCTTATTGATCTGGCCGGAAGTGAACGGCTTTCTAAGAGTGGTGCAACTGGAGACCGATTAAAGGAAACTCAGGTAGTTCTTGAAACTTCTTTGACTCGTATGTGTACTTGTTCGTAATTATTATACTCACACACAAGAATTGGTACTGATTTATTTCGTCAACAGGCTATCAATAAAAGTTTGTCAAGTTTGAGTGATGTTATATTCTCTTTGGCCAAAAAGGAAGACCACGTTCCTTTCAGGAATTCTAAGCTAACATATCTTCTTCAGGTATAGAATGTTTTCTTCCTTTCTCTAGTACTTCTCATTTGATTTTTCATTGTCTGTTCTCCTTGTCATATAGATATCACTATTCAATCGAAATTTAAAATTTGCTTGCATCAATGAGTAGAATGTACTTTACATGGTTGAGTTGAGTTTTAACAATAAAATTTCAATTTCTTCAATTTCTAAACAGCCTTGTTTGGGAGGTGATTCCAAGACCTTGATGTTTGTCAATTTATCACCGGACCCTTCTTCGGTTGGCGAGTCACTCTGTTCTCTAAGATTTGCAGCCAGGGTCAATGCCTGTGAAATTGGCATTCCTCGACGACAAACAAACATGCGAATCACAGACTCTCGCTTGAGCTGTGGCTAAAATCGTCTAACAAATTTTTATTTGTGTCTGGTCATGTCATGGTTTATGTGTGTAAAATGGGAGTAATGATTGGGTTTTGTATCCATTGTTTGTAGATTTTTCTGACTCAAGCTGCTAATTTGTACGTGTAGAAAATTATATTTGAGATCAGTATAAATTTATTGTTTCCAGTGAGTGTGACGAACATTGAATTTCATAATCCATATGAAACTCCGTCACTGGATGTGTTCTTTCATAGCTTATGAACAGTCTTACTAGGCATATCAATGTAACAGCCCATGACCTACATGCTATTATGCTTATATATGgcccttattttttttttacacaaaACGACTTAACAGCTATCCCTATCTTATTATATTCGCTTCAAGGTCAACGATCTCCAGTTATACTAGCTCTTTGATTGGATGAGGTCTAAATGTAGACTACATTGAGTGTTAGCTTCCTAAGAAATCTGTCTCTTTAAAATTATTAATGTCAATTATTAGAACAGAAAATATGTTATACCTAATACCTATCTAAAATCAATCATTGTGCGTTACAAAAAAGGGAAAACTGGGGAAAAATAACTAGGGgcgtttttttttttctttctttctcttttggcACCTTCAGATAGGATCAattttagaagaagaaaaatgtgtATAAAAAGATAGTGAAATGCCCATTTTGTACATTGCCTCGGAAAAGGTGGGCCCGACACCATAGCATTCGTATTTATCCGTTTTAAAATAAAGCAGTTTTCCTAAAACAGAGTGCTCTGCAATAGTGGCAACTAGATAAGTTCATAACAGGTTGAAGAAAGACAAGGCTTCTTATCgaatcaaagaaaaagaaaacggACAGAGAGAAAGAAGATGGAAAGCCAACTAGAACAGGCGATTAAGGCCAAAGTGGTGAATGTGGACTCGGTGGAGTCCTGGGACTCGTGTTATAACCAGGCCACCAATCAAGGCTCCCCTGTGAGTTTTCACAATCTTATATTTTGTTTATGTACAAATGGGCATCCGTGATTCTGTGAATATAAACCCTCTAATTCATAATATCCTTCTTTTATTCTCTGGTGTTTCATTTTTTGAGGTGTTATTATGAACTTTTGGATCATATGATTGACAAGTCct
This genomic interval from Humulus lupulus chromosome 8, drHumLupu1.1, whole genome shotgun sequence contains the following:
- the LOC133794260 gene encoding kinesin-like protein KIN-14C, coding for MMASRNQNRAPRSPSTKKEAVDEAPYDKRRRLAASRTGGAQPGNSTRRLPFSSVNNRQDASAAADVNSVEGSDSGSVEFTKDEVEALLNEKLKSSKFDIKKRLEQLMDHNKRLKICIKWFQRTEENSLVEQEKLRNALECSEKKCNDTEVEMKTKIEELDAINSELRKTIATLEEKLAKEESDKLDAINLHRREKEARDAAEKLHASVSTELEKAKQEKLIADQRVSTSEDLYNRAQEYNKSLQQYNSKLQTDLETTSESLKRVEMEKLTIVENLGTLRGHNKALQDQLTSITASRDDAIKQKELLVNELKCIRVELQQVRDDRDRQVKQVQALIAEAEKYKEFSGKSVAELDNLTFRTNALEDTCSSQRERIRTLEHQLAAANEKLKMADLSTSATRTEVEEQKKLVQELQDRLAETEIKIVEGENLRKKLHNTILELKGNIRVFCRVRPLLPDDGVGTENAVVSYPTSTEALGRGIDVLQSGQKYPFTFDKVFSHEASQQDVFVEISQLVQSALDGYKVCIFAYGQTGSGKTYTMMGRPEAPEQKGLIPRSLEQIFQISQSLKSQGWKYKMQVSMLEIYNETIRDLLSSNRSSNADLTRTDSGTLGKQYTIKHDANGNTYVSDLTIVDVCSIKEISSLLQQAAQSRSVGKTQMNEQSSRSHFVFTLRISGVNEGTEQQVQGVLNLIDLAGSERLSKSGATGDRLKETQAINKSLSSLSDVIFSLAKKEDHVPFRNSKLTYLLQPCLGGDSKTLMFVNLSPDPSSVGESLCSLRFAARVNACEIGIPRRQTNMRITDSRLSCG